One Ostrea edulis chromosome 2, xbOstEdul1.1, whole genome shotgun sequence genomic region harbors:
- the LOC125682389 gene encoding uncharacterized protein LOC125682389, whose translation MATHLAFSESGYDSVRNETGSIWSSSIGQEETQILSCKSHPITAIQYKVKGSQEESKLSELGLDPKYLAHILTHDECLQAVNENLKNDMKVTIKRVPGNLSAMEVFVEDEDVLKKKEDICRIIDEYCREHLMKSEHDIDEEKFSFADFKMGKFLEGMDDSIRVSLFFDGKLSLVGHETGIRIFETEILSSILDDEVVKILMEVDREQLMYLKVIRYPTKISKEFAVGVTLDEVGVHVELRGLREDVVNARRNVTRHLQSYKTHFWSTQLKRDERTLLLERRVRHHLNEVFQRNKCSYLIEGDKMFMVTKTDGTEVVKKRLEDALFVEKRQSLSKLEGNLFNSEQWMKSKSVVLRNNTQRQVVVTVEGDELLVTCLPHVKIEVENFLESFLNENIKSRLIEWGCSEDGKIFFQHFNCEEILELAKSKEDSIMSISVEDDGIHVKGTESGITDCQQVLATIVNKVQCCRAEYATFSEEEVVEHFTSSAGKRSLQEIGQRTRSVIHLKHCCKIHIKHGSIASEEADVIVNSVHTNTAVSVGQSTVAGAIFEKGGGDYQNKLVQKTGGRMQCGEIADTEASGNLRCKTVYHVCLPECSQKPQEDVHDIAVKCLKKAQQENYTSLSFPALGTGVYKYPGNLSAKGLFDAIVEFTTNTSSTSLDTVTVVLYEESTRNVIEAFEQEYNRRRWTGSDSPLVPLKRGCITCAKFTIISESEKKREEAKKKIDAEIATISQKTQN comes from the exons ATGGCGACTCACCTTGCCTTCAGTGAGAGCG GATATGACAGTGTAAGAAATGAAACTGGATCAATTTGGTCATCATCAATCGGCCAAGAAGAAACACAAATTTTATCCTGTAAGTCCCATCCAATCACAGCAATCCAGTACAAGGTAAAGGGATCACAGGAAGAGAGCAAACTCAGCGAGTTAGGCCTCGATCCAAAATACCTAGCACATATATTAACACACGATGAATGTCTTCAGGCagtaaatgaaaatttgaaaaatgatatgaaagtaACAATAAAACGGGTTCCTGGGAATTTGAGTGCTATGGAAGTTTTTGTTGAAGATGAAGATGTATTAAAAAAGAAAGAGGATATATGCAGAATTATAGATGAGTACTGCAGGGAACATCTGATGAAATCTGAACATGACATTGACGAAGAGAAATTTTCATTTGCTGATTTCAAGATGGGGAAGTTTTTAGAGGGAATGGACGACTCGATCCGCGTTTCCCTTTTCTTTGATGGGAAGTTGTCCCTTGTTGGACATGAGACTGGAATCAGAATTTTTGAAACAGAAATTTTGTCTTCTATTTTGGATGATGAAGTGGTAAAAATTTTGATGGAAGTTGACAGAGAGCAGCTAATGTACTTAAAAGTCATACGATATCCAACTAAGATATCAAAGGAATTTGCAGTTGGGGTCACTTTGGATGAGGTAGGAGTACACGTAGAATTACGTGGACTCAGAGAGGATGTCGTGAATGCTCGGAGGAATGTCACTCGACATCTACAAAGTTATAAGACGCACTTCTGGAGTACACAGCTGAAAAGAGATGAGCGGACGCTTTTACTAGAAAGGAGAGTGCGTCATCATCTGAATGAAGTATTCCAAAGAAACAAATGTTCTTATTTGATCGAAGGCGATAAAATGTTTATGGTAACAAAAACAGATGGGACGGAAGTGGTGAAAAAGCGGTTGGAAGACgcattatttgttgaaaaacGGCAAAGTTTAAGTAAATTAGAGGGGAATCTTTTCAACTCGGAGCAGTGGATGAAAAGCAAGAGTGTTGTTCTtcggaataacacacagagacaAGTCGTTGTCACCGTCGAGGGGGACGAGCTACTAGTTACATGTCTGCCGCACGTCAAGATTGAAGTAGAAAACTTTTTGGAAAgttttctaaatgaaaatataaaatcaagACTGATAGAGTGGGGGTGTTCAGAAGATGGGAAAATATTCTTTCAACATTTCAATTGTGAAGAAATTCTGGAACTAGCAAAATCTAAAGAAGACAGTATTATGTCGATATCAGTAGAAGATGATGGAATCCACGTGAAAGGTACCGAGAGTGGTATCACCGACTGTCAACAAGTGTTGGCAACTATCGTAAACAAAGTCCAATGTTGTAGAGCTGAATATGCGACGTTTTCAGAAGAGGAGGTTGTAGAACATTTCACAAGTTCAGCAGGGAAAAGGAGTCTTCAAGAAATAGGACAGAGGACCCGTAGTGTTATTCACTTGAAACACTGTTGTAAAATTCACATAAAACATGGCAGTATAGCTTCAGAGGAA GCAGATGTGATCGTTAACTCTGTACATACAAACACCGCTGTAAGTGTAGGACAATCAACAGTTGCCGGGGCAATTTTTGAGAAAGGGGGTGGTGACTACCAGAACAAACTCGTGCAGAAGACTGGCGGTAGAATGCAGTGCGGGGAAATAGCTGATACAGAGGCCAGTGGAAATCTAAGATGCAAGACAGTGTATCATGTTTGCTTACCAGAATGTTCACAAAAACCACAAGAG GATGTCCATGACATTGCTGTGAAATGCCTTAAGAAAGCTCAACAAGAAAATTACACCTCCTTATCCTTTCCGGCCCTTGGGACGGGAGTCTACAAGTATCCTGGGAATCTATCAGCCAAGGGTCTGTTCGACGCCATCGTGGAATTTACTACAAACACAAGTTCAACGTCATTAGATACAGTGACAGTAGTTTTGTATGAAGAGTCGACAAGAAATGTTATAGAG